CGAGATCACGAGAATAATCGCAGTTCGAGCGAATTCTCCACCGACTGAGGGCGTCGGTGTGGGGTGATACGTACGGAACAGCAGTTAGCTATCGGCAGTGTCCTCTGTGAAGTCCCGATGGAACATTTTGTAGGAGTTCGTAATCGGGACGACGCTGTAGGAATCGACTACGTCGTTGTCGTGGAGATGGCGACGAACGTGCGCGTTAATTTTATCGAGTGAGGACTGCCAAACCCGTATCATCAGGTCGTGTTCGCCCATACACTCGGCTACCTCGTACACGAGCCCATCGTCGAGCAGCGTCCGAATGAACTCGTCAACACGGTCAGCGCTTGCTGAGGTGTCGTAAGTGATCTGAACCTCCGCATACGAGTAATCAGCCTGTTTGAACACGAGGAGCGCGAATATCTGGAGGATCCCGTCTTCTTGGAGCTGCTTGCGGCGCCGTCGTGCCGCCGTCCGCGACAGATCGACACGCTCGGCCAGTTCCGTATCGGACAGCCGGCCGTCCTCGTTGAGTTCCCGAAAGATTAGATAGTCCTTGTGGTCCATTCGGTCTTCCAACAGCTCAACGACTCTCGGATCCTCTATCCATTCCTTCGACTCGGGTGTTTCAATGCTCATAACAGTCGTACATTATTGGGGTATTTGAATCCTTTACGTTTTGTTACTTATACGGCCGGGAATCGCGCCCGTTCGGCGGTAACGGAACCCGATTCGTAGGTCGACCTGTTCCAATTCGTTTTTAGTTTGGATCCGGTTCGTGGGTGAAGGCGTAGACCACCTTCCCGCCCGATTCGATCGTCTGCATCGCGCCAGAAGTAGCGAACTGCTGTGCACCAGCGTAGGCCCAGAGATACCCGTCGACCGGCATTTCGACGTGTTCGACGAGTTCGCCGTGAAGATCGACAACGTCCGCGACGACTTCACCGGCCTCGACGAACTCGCCGGTCGATTGACGGGGATACAGAATACCGCCGTGGTCGTTCCGGAGCATCCCGTGTGCTCGGTTCACTCCGCTTCCACCGGTGTACTTGCAGGGAACGACGGTAATCCCCTCTTGTGGACCCTCGGTTGGATCACCGCCGAGTACGTCGAACTCTTTCAACACGTTGAGAGTACCGTCGACACCGACTCGGAGACTCGTTTCATCGAGGTACCGACCGTCGATAAACTCGACCATGAGTTCCGGGATCCCCTCGGCCGCCCCTTTGTTACTGAGCGTCGGCACGGTGTCCGAGCCGACAGGGCTCGGTCCTTGGTCTACGCGGTCGTCTCGACGGATCGTGGTGACGCCGAACGCCTGTGCCGCTCGTTTCAGATCAGCCTCAGTCTCGTCGGTTGGTTCGATGATCTGGAAATACAGCGAGTCGGGATGGTCGTTACAGTGATAGTTGAGCACGAGGTCGGCTTGACTCCACGCCTCACTCCAGATCGCGTTGGCGAGTCGCTCGGTCGTGTTCCCCTCCGGATTGTCCACATTGACGTACCCGACATCGCGGTTGTCGATCCACGACCGGTACGTGGCATGCATGAACGCCAGCGGATTCGCGACCGGAATCGCGATGACGGCACCACGGACACGTTCGGGGGAGAGTTCACGATGCATGATCTCGTGAACCACCTCCGTGCCCTGGAGTTCCTTGCCGTGTTGAGTCGAGAACAACAGCGCGGTCGGTCCGTCCT
This genomic stretch from Halobaculum roseum harbors:
- a CDS encoding succinylglutamate desuccinylase/aspartoacylase family protein → MKAEPGELETGYIDGVELTTGDSIDIPALVLNGVEDGPTALLFSTQHGKELQGTEVVHEIMHRELSPERVRGAVIAIPVANPLAFMHATYRSWIDNRDVGYVNVDNPEGNTTERLANAIWSEAWSQADLVLNYHCNDHPDSLYFQIIEPTDETEADLKRAAQAFGVTTIRRDDRVDQGPSPVGSDTVPTLSNKGAAEGIPELMVEFIDGRYLDETSLRVGVDGTLNVLKEFDVLGGDPTEGPQEGITVVPCKYTGGSGVNRAHGMLRNDHGGILYPRQSTGEFVEAGEVVADVVDLHGELVEHVEMPVDGYLWAYAGAQQFATSGAMQTIESGGKVVYAFTHEPDPN
- a CDS encoding Lrp/AsnC family transcriptional regulator codes for the protein MSIETPESKEWIEDPRVVELLEDRMDHKDYLIFRELNEDGRLSDTELAERVDLSRTAARRRRKQLQEDGILQIFALLVFKQADYSYAEVQITYDTSASADRVDEFIRTLLDDGLVYEVAECMGEHDLMIRVWQSSLDKINAHVRRHLHDNDVVDSYSVVPITNSYKMFHRDFTEDTADS